The window ACTTAATTTAAGACCAATATtctttattctaccaaatcaaTGTTGGCTCTAAATAAATCAACAAGATTTTTGTTAAAAGTTAGTTCACAGACTAAAGTATGATAGTCTAACAAGCGGATATATCACTCAacacttttagtcttttatctTAAGATATACAAGATGTTTTGAGAGCttaatatttttacaataattcatagaaaaaaatttacaagaTTGAAAGAATGATTCATGTGAATTATTCATGTCTTGTTTCTTCAAAACTTCTTCTATATATAACCTTCATCTTCGTGTATCTGTTGTCTCTCAACGATTGAATTCTTCACTTTGTTTTTCGTCCGAGGTCTTGAGTTTGTTGAAACATTTAATGTCTGCATTAAATGCACATCACTTCTTCATACAAAGTTCATTCTGATAGGATAACATGGCTTGTATTTCAGTAGAGAAGTTACTTTTTTAATCATGACATGCCTCCAACATCAGAGTGTATCTTTTAATGAGAATTAATGTCTTCcaaattgtgatttttatttattctttataggaCTTTAACAAATTCTAGAAGAATATTTTATGCATGAAAGAATATCACACGTAGAGTATTAAATGAATGTCTTAAATACATTACTTAAATATTACATCAAATCGTCTTATGAGTATATCGTTTGAATTTTTCAAACGCATAGAAACATATAATGATCTGATAGGATATTGTTAACTCCTTGACAAGTGTAGCAATTtgtcaaaataatattaaaacggTAAGACTGAGTGTCAAATTCACAAAGACTTCGATCATACTTAGAGTTTGTATATACCGAGTTTAAAGTGAATAAATGactaaaactaaataattttcagaatgatagtgtaaaaatataaacttcaaCCATAACAAAGAATAGAAAAGCAAAGTAAGATGTAAGagtaagaaaaacaaacactttGATGTATAAAATGATATTTGGTGCAGATTATTGTAGAAATGTTGGATGCTTGACATACCAAAATTACTCTTAATGCATTGTTATCTTCATTAACTAACTACTTTAATCACGATTCCTTATATGAAAGAGCCTAAATCACCTAATTTCACTCTTAATCCCTTAAGAGCTAAACCAAGTAATTTGCtttaagaataaagatgcaTTAATAAGgttaaataatatcattttatccCTAGAGATGGATTACCTATAAACTTTTTCAAGTTCTTAGGataaaaacattttccaatgatTAAAACCCTATAACATACATGTGAACgggtgatcaaaccataaaCAAGACAATACACTTATAAAGAAAGcaataatattgaaataacattaaatagatagtaaagatcattacatcaaagagtatTTGGTATCCAAGTCTCAACAATGGATAATTTAGCCTTTCATAATTATGAGAGGCtcaaaaacaagagatgaaACAAAGGAAATGGAAGAAGAGGAGCTCCAAAGTGAgtattttgcttcttcaatgtGCCCTTACTGTTAACTCCCTCCAAAAAGCAAGGGAACCTTTCATATTCTTTAAAATGCTACACATTCATGCTTTTTGAAAATCATTGTGCGCTAATCTTGTGTATGCATGCTTACCACACATGCAAAGTACAACTAGCTTAAGTGATAATGTGCTAAGCTTCCAACCACATGCTTAGCACCCATACATGATATAGCTGGCTTCCAGCTTAGCTTATCGCATTGAGCTTGTAGTGGCGTGTTAAGCGCGTTATTCCAATTCTTCAACATCTTCTAGAGTCCTCTGTTGGTGTATCAAactctacaaaaaaaatataacaaaaacttGTAAAGTTACTAACTTTAACATCCTGGAGATGAAGACTcaaaagaaacaatttttttatctttttaagtcaaaagagaagaaattaGATGATTGCTATGTAATTTAACTGTACAAATTAAGTATGCATAGCAATTATCATATATCAGAtacaacttttattatttatatttatttacatctaattaaaattattagaaatcttaatttatctttaagatataaatttcttttaacttaacatatataaaagaaagtTTTGAATTCAAATGCATTTATAATTGTATTTGTACATCAAACATTTGATGGAAGGCCTTTAGCATCTCCATTCTAACAATTATCTTTTCTACCTTTTACATATCTTAGATTGAGTCTCAACATTACATGTTATTGTTTACTGACTTTTACTTTTTACaatttaaacaattattttttcaaccAACAACTTTAATGTTATGTTTAATTTAGAAgatagataatttttaaaaaaattaaagtaatatgttttgttgtttcatttaaaagaaataacaaaataataatattgtaaagTTATTCAATAgggataaaatatgaaatttaatgttTGGGCCCACAAATTGTAACTTATTTCTACTTAAAATTATGCTCACCAAACTCTGAGACAACATTTTTATTTGCTCTtccttatttttaaatgttcaaTAAACATAGCGTAAAACTTTCAATAAATGACTTTTTTGTGATATACTTAATGGATTTTGATAAACCAAGATAACTCTTAACAAGAAACCAATGGTTACCCtgagatattaaaatttatttggggATTTAACATCTCACGAtcgatattttttcttatacacAATAACAGACATTTCCACAATGTGAGATAACTTGATATTGTCTTTTACTTTCCTTTCGGTACCAAAAacttaagagtgtgtttgagtgtgtttggtttgtatttttatttttattttttgaaaattatttttatttttaaaatattataattttgaaaacatgtttggtttgacttcttattttttactttcaagaaataaaaacactaaaaatgtattttttaaaaggaaatatatttttaaatttacttaaattACATTCTTTGCCCCcgcatttttattttacccaAAATAAAGTTCCTGGTTTTAACTAAAGTAAAccgattttattattttcagttaaaaatagaaatccaactaaatatattttcatcactattttctattttaagttaaaatgaaaataaaaaacaaccaaATCAAATACTTCTAATATTTCCCGTTTGCCTCATAATGTGATGAATGTGATTAACTAACAAAAAGGAGGAGTGGGTAGAACTGTATAAGAACATCCGTTAGTAATCAAGCTGACAGCAGGAGGAATTAGATTCCAGAAATATATTCTTGAATCCTCTTCTCCCGATTTAATAGCAAGAGTTGCTAAAAAATTCCCCACGTGGTATCTTAAGTCATAACACCCCACCACAGCCAACTATCTTGTTATAAAAGTACATTATATAACCCACATAAAAGTTTAACACCAATACTTATAGCATGATACATGATGCTTAAGAAAGTTTCTACTAAAAATcaattaacttaaaattaatttaaaaaaatcttatcttAATAGACACAATTcttaataagaaagaaaaaatataaacaccTCCGGATGGAGGTGGCCTTATGTTTCTTCATCAACAATAAGAATCAATATGACATTTGGAggcaatattaattatttgaattaacaGTTCTGGTGGTACTGAAATGTGAATCGATGTAGAATATTGACCGTGGGATACAAGAAAACAATGTTGAGTGATGGGCATGGGCGTATTAAATTGGCTGAAGTGACTTCATAGCTTAATCATATTGTATCACTGTATTTCTGACAATGATATTGCAGGgcacacatatataataatgtcttcaaatttattatttagtgcTTAATGTTATTCCACATGTTATGTCTACATATGCCAGGCTGCCAAGCACCATGTTACAACTGTTGCTTGTCCAAACTCAAAACTTGTACATCGATACGATGTGTATTCTTCAACGGCCATCTCGCATATAATCATTAGATGGAATTATTTTCGTCATTTAGACGATCAACAATTCTTTTGAAACAATATACATATACTACAGGAATTAATTAACTTGTTCCTTCGTAAAACCAAAAAGACAgtagaaataaaaattcttatctcacttgttttttttaataagaatatattagttcattataattttagatttattaaaatactctaaaaattatattgttattgttagtgATGTTAGTATATAATTTctactttgatttttaaaatgaatattttgacAAATTAGAATTTGAACGTGTTATTTCAAATACGCTTAACGGTAATACGGTATGCATTGGTAATTAGCATACTCCTTAATAATAAAGGTGCCACCACCAACTGTATATTTTATTTGGTGGTCGCagagaataattaaataaccaaaaataccaataacaataatatgGGTTCAGTTTTCCTCAATTGCTGGTATAAATTTTTTCACATTATTATCGCGagcacatttttttcttcttcctatcTCTCCGTAGTCAGTAGGTACATCCACCTAATGACTGTAcgaataccaattaaaactgcaCACCAAAACAAAGCCgggtgaaaaaagaaagaagataaataattaacaagaaAGAAATTTGGGATTTTGGGTTACTGTAAATAGGAGTGTAAAGCTTTAATTTACCTTAATAACTTTTACTAAGTTTTTGGGGTATCtggtaaataaatatttcttttagaaTGTTAGGAATGTATTtagaatatttaaaagattcttAAAAATGTTATCTTAAATCTAGTTAAAACCTTCTCCCTTTCATAGAAATCTTAGCTAGATGTCTACTTcctccatgttttttttttactatgctTTAGAAGACATTGTTACAAATTTCTACAAATGTACAGTTCTtagaaatgtttttgaaaactaaacgtgaaaatttaacattaacAATCTTAAATGAATTCAGTTACCAAATACTCCTTTGTTGACCTTTATTGTATAAGTAAATACTACATATCGAGctaaaattccagtttttatgGGAAAAAAGATACTACAATTACTTTGCAATTGTAATAATAGGTTTGACTTGATCTCTTCTTGGATTTCAATTCCGTGACTTTATGCTTGCCCACGTTTTCCTATGATTGCAGCCAACGTTAAGATTTATTCTTATAGTAAAATTTGATGTGAGtcgtttcattttcattctttgtTCTATCTCTTTCATAACAAAAGAAACTACAatcttctcttctctcctcCAGGTATCTCTCTCCATGCCCTACTTTAAATTAACATTGTGGGTccgtacaaaaaaattatattatatatactattaaCCTATTATCTAATGATCAATTGtcatatataatcaaattaaacttatattCTTGATTGAAAATATCACTAGCACCTAAAGTACTGCATTAAGTTTTGTAATTGGAAACATTAGGTTTGACGATCGATTTCTGCTTATAGCATTTCCATTTCCACGACTTTATATATATGCTTCCCCACGATGGCATCCAAAGTTAAAATCCATTTGTTTTCTTAATGTAAAACTTGACAAGAACCGGATTCATTGTCATTCTTTAGtactattctttctttttcctagcAAGACGAGACGATTCTTCTCTTGTTGTCCCCTTCATACATCCTTCTCCGTGTCCTACTAAACTCTCTTTAACATTTTGTGCATTTTCTACTTCATCATTTGTCAACTACTAAGGCAAttgttattttgataatttaaaagCCACGAGCCAGCTCATGCCAACAAAGTCTCAAcctaacacacacacacgctAACCAAataaacccccccccccctccactCCCACACACACCACTACAACAATAATCTCAAACATGGCCTCCAAATCCTTCACCCTCATTCTCCTCATCCTCACCACATTCCTCATGGCCCAAACCCAAGCCCAAGCTCCCGCACCGGCCCCCTCAGGCGCGGTGAACCTCACCGCGATCCTGGAAAAGGGTGGCCAGTACACCACCCTAATCAAACTCCTAAAGGACACACAACAACTCACTCAGATCGAGTCCCAGCTCAAATCAAACTCACAAGGCTTCACTCTCTTCGCACCCACTGACAATGCCTTCCAGAGCCTCAAACCCGGTGCCCTAAACGACCTGAGCGATGACAAGAAGGTGAAGCTCATTCTCTTCCACGTCACGCCCAAGTACTACACCATCTCCGATCTGTTAACTGTTAGCAACCCCGTGAGGACGCAGGCCACCGAGGAGGAAGGGACTTGGGGGCTGAACTTTACCGGCCAAGGCGGTAACCAGGTGAACATCTCCACGGGCGTGGTGCAGACGCAGCTCAACAACGCGCTGAGGGAGAAGTTTCCTCTGGCGGTGTACCAGGTGGACAAGGTGCTGTTGCCGTTGGAGCTCTTTGGAACCACCAAGACCACTCATTCTTCTGAGGCTCCTTCTCCTAAGGGTTCTAAGAGTACTCCTGAGATTCCCAGCGTGGGTAAGGCTGGTGGCGCTCCTTCTCCTCATGGTGATAAGAAGGATACTAATGCTGCCAATGGGAGGAATGTGGCTTTTGGACTTGTCGTTGGACTTGCCTTGATTTGCATAGAAGCTCTCCATTGATCATCAGATAACTTGTGTCTcgtgtttttcatctttttcttttactctCCATCACTTCATTTgtgaatttttatctttttttttcttcttcttcttctacggACAAAAGGAATTGTGTTGGGTTTGATTGAGCCTCATTCTTTGTATttaaggctttttttttttacttgtatttAATGGCTCTCTTGTATTTAATTTGGATCACATGAGTTTGGCTATGAGAAAAAGACCACCTACTTTAGCTTTTTTCTTTCCCCTCATCCGAAAACCTAAATAAATGGAATGCTCAaccatttacaaaaaaaataaaaattgaatgctCAACCATTTTGtcactcttcttttctttttctttttttcaactcTAAGGAGTGTTCTCTTTTGACTACGAGTATAATAATTAGtgtaatagtgtttagttataaatggtatttttttttgaaagaaattacTCAAGTTAGAAGGAAATATGGTCGATGGCATAAAATTGGATGAGTACGAACCTAAATTCAACTTAACCGGAGATATAAAGCTGAATTTGatgattaaagaaagaaaaaaaatcatggatttattcttattctaaaaaaaagttaataattaataattagtatttatctatataaaaaaaatacaacttcaGTAACAATGTATGATGTATGGACAGTATGGTTGCATATGGGATATTTTAGGAATGAGAAAATATACAACCATACAACGAGGATAATCTCAAACATCTAACACAGATAATAAGGTTGTTACAACTTTGAATAAATGTTGTTAATTATCACTAGTGTTATCTTTGGCTGCCGTACAAAATAAATCTCGGGTTGTTACTTGTACTTTCTTAActcattttcttaattagcaTTTTGAACACCCTTATCAATATTGTTAGTCAAGATGGGAGGTAAAATTAACATCAAAAGGTAATTTACACAAGGCCACCTCAATTAATTTTAGTCAAGATGCGATGTCCTAATCAGAGAATGATATCCAATCATATGTTTAAATACTGCACTGTTCTCCAGAGTTGTTTTACCCACCCatgacatgatttttttatgtatatatataaaaaactacgAATCTTGTTCAAATGAGAATAGACAGATCTGATCTCAAATTTAGCTAAAATTAAAGATATCAGAAAAAAAGAACATACTACTAGTTATTGGATTAAAAGTTTACCACAAAAAACGTAATATACTAAATTAACAAACACTTATAAGTTATTAGCTGTTATTAGTCGTGCTGCCACATGTGACTATGTGAGTACCATTAATTAAACGTTATCCGCCAAAAAATCAATGGTCCACCATGCAAGTTGGTTAATAGTCTAATGGTAGTAGTTTCTAGTTTGTGTTGAGATTCAAGCAAGgttgataaatattttgatcATCCCTAGCAGGTTTGATTAATGTTTCAGTTCCCTccttcaaataataaaactaaatgtGAATTAGATCgacttctttgtttttgttttttacaagaggaagaaaataattaaatataaagactttattttattcttgaaaGACAAACAacgagagaaagagagagacaaagaggggtgaagaagagagaattttaccttttattttatttcattttttgtctCTGGTGATGTAGGAAAAGGGTAATTTAagtattatctaaaatattaaaaagaaaaggaggtgTGAAGAGTAAAAAGGTGATGTAAATAGAAACCCcgttgataatatttttatttttgaactttGGGTCTTTGGGGATCCACAGCACAAACGGCCCGCCCCCACCCAGATTAATTCTCTCTCACGTGTCACGTCTGAACCGTtcggttttatttttcttgttggaAAAGTTTAAACCCTACAGAAGAAAACGCTGCATAAACCCCACAACAACCCCAAACCCTTAATCGAAGGTACATCCATTTCCATTTTCCATCTCTTTCCCGGGAAAATTTTAATACTAACTAGCTTTGCGTCCTTTCTCGATCAActtgattttttattctatttttgtcCGAATTGTTgagaattttcagaaaattcgATTAATGTTCTTCCCTCTATGAACATTTTTCGTTCGTTTCTCGTTTAACTTTATTGATTCCGGATCACGTCTTTGTGTTCAATTACTTGACGTTGCTTGCATTTGCAACATTTCTGTTCAATTAGGTAAAAAGA of the Glycine max cultivar Williams 82 chromosome 13, Glycine_max_v4.0, whole genome shotgun sequence genome contains:
- the LOC100527846 gene encoding putative fasciclin-like arabinogalactan precursor; the encoded protein is MASKSFTLILLILTTFLMAQTQAQAPAPAPSGAVNLTAILEKGGQYTTLIKLLKDTQQLTQIESQLKSNSQGFTLFAPTDNAFQSLKPGALNDLSDDKKVKLILFHVTPKYYTISDLLTVSNPVRTQATEEEGTWGLNFTGQGGNQVNISTGVVQTQLNNALREKFPLAVYQVDKVLLPLELFGTTKTTHSSEAPSPKGSKSTPEIPSVGKAGGAPSPHGDKKDTNAANGRNVAFGLVVGLALICIEALH